A stretch of Buteo buteo chromosome 21, bButBut1.hap1.1, whole genome shotgun sequence DNA encodes these proteins:
- the IP6K2 gene encoding inositol hexakisphosphate kinase 2 — translation MSPAFGAMEVEHYSKGVLLEPFVHQVGGHSCVLRFNDKTICKPLIQREHQFYETLPTEMRKFTPQYEGVVSVSFEEDEDGNLCLIAYPLSGDHDNLENLDNADCEPKSKLLRWTNKKTMLLENEKVSKEWVRQHRKEEKMKSHKLEEEFEWLKKSEVLYYTVEKKGNVSSQFKHHNPWSMKCHQQQLQRMKENAKHRNQYKFILLENLTSRYEVPCVLDLKMGTRQHGDDASEEKKANQIRKCQQSTSAVIGVRVCGMQVYQAGTGQLMFMNKYHGRKLSVQGFKEALYQFFHNGKYLRRELFESVIKKLAELKSVLEKQESYRFYSSSLLIIYDGKERQEVAVDSDPEDLEDLSEESSDESAGAYAYKPTASTVDVRMIDFAHTTCKYYGEDSVVHEGQDTGYVFGLQNLIDIIKEIRDESSE, via the exons ATGAGCCCAGCATTTGGAGCTATGGAAGTGGAGCACTATTCCAAGGGAGTCCTGCTCGAGCCTTTTGTCCACCAGGTTGGAGGACACTCCTGTGTCCTCCGGTTTAATGACAAGACCATCTGTAAACCCCTTATTCAGAGAGAACACCAGTTCTATGAGACTCTCCCAACAGAAATGCGTAAATTCACTCCGCAATATGAGG GTGTGGTGTCGGTCAGCTTTGAAGAGGATGAAGATGGAAACTTATGTCTAATAGCATATCCGTTAAGTGGGGACCATGATAACTTAGAAAACTTAGATAATGCTGACTGTGAACCCAAAAGTAAGCTGTTGCGATGGACTAACAAAAAGACAATGttattagaaaatgaaaaagtgtcTAAGGAATGGGTCCGGCAGcacaggaaagaggagaaaatgaaaag tCACAAATTGGAGGAAGAATTTGAATGGCTGAAGAAATCTGAAGTCTTGTATTATACTgtagagaaaaaaggaaatgtaagtTCACAGTTTAAACACCATAATCCTTGGAGCATGAAATGTCATCAGCAGCAGTTGCAGCGGatgaaggaaaatgcaaaacacCGGAATCAATACA AATTCATTTTGCTGGAAAACCTAACATCTCGATACGAAGTACCATGTGTGTTGGACCTTAAGATGGGAACCCGACAACATGGAGATGATGCGTCAGAAGAGAAGAAGGCTAATCAAATTCGCAAGTGTCAGCAGAGTACATCAGCTGTTATTGGAGTCCGAGTTTGTGGCATGCAG GTCTACCAGGCAGGCACTGGCCAGCTAATGTTCATGAATAAATACCACGGAAGAAAACTCTCAGTCCAAGGATTTAAAGAAGCACTTTACCAGTTCTTTCATAATGGCAAATACCTGCGCAGGGAACTCTTTGAATCTGTTAttaaaaaactggctgaactCAAGTCTGTCCTAGAGAAGCAGGAGTCTTACCGCTTCTATTCAAGCTCCTTGCTGATCATTTATGATggaaaggaaaggcaggaaGTTGCTGTTGACTCAGACCCAGAGGACTTAGAGGACCTTTCAGAGGAATCGTCAGATGAGTCAGCAGGAGCATATGCCTACAAACCAACTGCTAGTACTGTTGATGTCCGTATGATAGACTTTGCCCACACAACCTGCAAGTACTATGGAGAAGATAGCGTGGTGCATGAGGGCCAAGACACGGGTTATGTTTTTGGACTTCAGAATTTAATAGatattattaaagaaataagaGACGAAAGTAGCGAATAA